In Rhizobium oryzihabitans, one DNA window encodes the following:
- a CDS encoding ABC transporter substrate-binding protein, giving the protein MRLNALRHLAVLAFSLLAMPALAAEITDVTGRKVELDLPAKRVLVGEARQIHVIATLKGDQTFDNIVGWRDDLLKKDPDSYTAYVKRFPQIEKLPRFGYLPQGDFSLETAITLSPDVITLNLETEKTAKESGFEEKAAAAGIKIVYLDFRIDPDRNSEASIEILGKLFGAEERAREFIAYRRAEIARVTDRIASARDLKRPNVFIERSPGISGENNCCRTFGPANFGAMVDLAGGHNIADGIIKTTFGDLNPEQLVVADPDHIIVTGSNWAAESDINQFVPLGLGADMALSRERLAGLMKRTPFPELKAVKQGNVHAVWHQFYGAPYEFLPIQQFAKWFHPDLFADLDPEKNFEEFYRKFLPVTYKPGYFASLEKGTTE; this is encoded by the coding sequence ATGCGGCTCAACGCTCTCAGGCATCTTGCGGTGCTGGCTTTCTCTCTTCTCGCTATGCCCGCTTTGGCAGCGGAGATCACCGACGTCACCGGACGCAAGGTCGAGCTGGATCTGCCGGCCAAGCGTGTCCTCGTCGGCGAGGCACGCCAGATTCATGTTATCGCGACGCTCAAGGGCGACCAGACTTTCGACAACATCGTCGGCTGGCGTGATGATCTTCTCAAGAAAGACCCCGACAGCTACACGGCCTATGTGAAACGTTTTCCGCAGATCGAAAAACTGCCGCGTTTCGGTTATCTGCCGCAGGGCGACTTCAGCCTGGAAACGGCGATCACCCTTTCGCCTGATGTCATTACCCTCAATCTGGAAACAGAAAAAACCGCCAAGGAAAGCGGCTTCGAAGAGAAGGCTGCCGCCGCCGGCATCAAGATCGTCTATCTCGATTTCCGCATCGATCCCGACAGGAACAGCGAAGCTTCGATTGAAATTCTCGGAAAACTGTTTGGTGCTGAAGAGCGCGCCAGGGAATTCATTGCCTATCGCCGCGCGGAAATCGCCCGCGTGACAGACCGGATTGCCAGCGCCAGAGACCTGAAGCGTCCGAACGTCTTCATCGAGCGCTCGCCCGGCATTTCCGGCGAGAACAATTGCTGCCGCACCTTTGGACCGGCCAATTTTGGTGCGATGGTTGATCTGGCTGGCGGCCACAATATTGCTGACGGTATCATCAAGACGACCTTTGGCGATCTCAATCCAGAGCAGCTCGTCGTTGCCGATCCGGACCACATCATCGTCACCGGCTCGAACTGGGCGGCGGAATCCGACATCAACCAGTTCGTTCCCCTTGGGCTTGGCGCAGACATGGCGCTCTCGCGCGAACGGCTCGCCGGTCTCATGAAGCGTACGCCGTTTCCGGAATTGAAGGCTGTCAAGCAGGGCAATGTCCACGCCGTCTGGCACCAGTTCTACGGTGCTCCCTATGAGTTCCTGCCGATCCAGCAATTCGCCAAGTGGTTCCATCCCGATCTTTTTGCCGATCTCGATCCGGAAAAGAACTTTGAGGAATTTTACCGGAAATTCCTCCCCGTGACCTATAAGCCGGGCTATTTCGCCTCCCTCGAAAAAGGTACGACTGAATGA
- a CDS encoding ABC transporter substrate-binding protein: MRISAKSAALALGLLVSAAWPAFAEKVTVKDVTGRDVEVNVPVSHIILGEGRQIYFLAALDKDNPFQHVVGWRDDLAKADPETYDAYISKYPEIAKLPTFGGMKDGTFDIEQAVSLKPDVILMNIDAKTATEEAGYIEKLAKVGIPLVYVDFREKPMENTEPSMRLMGKLTGKEKVAEDFIKFRADSIARVTDTLEKANPKKPVVFIERAGGYSDDCCMSFGNENFGKMVELAGGINMAKGIIPGTFGTVNPEQIIASNPEQIIITGGNWNGYVPGGNWVGVGYGADVMEAHRKLENLTKRPAFTGVQAVKDGNVHAIWHQFYNNPYQFVAIQEIAKWLHPDLFKDLDPEATFKELHARFLPLDYKPGYFVSLKDAK; the protein is encoded by the coding sequence ATGCGCATCTCAGCCAAATCTGCGGCACTTGCCCTTGGCCTTCTCGTCTCCGCCGCCTGGCCGGCATTTGCCGAAAAGGTCACCGTCAAGGATGTGACGGGCCGGGATGTCGAAGTCAACGTCCCTGTTTCGCATATTATCCTCGGCGAAGGTCGGCAGATCTATTTCCTGGCGGCGCTCGACAAGGACAACCCTTTCCAGCACGTGGTCGGCTGGCGGGACGATCTGGCGAAAGCCGATCCGGAAACCTATGACGCCTATATCTCCAAATATCCAGAAATCGCCAAGCTCCCGACCTTCGGCGGCATGAAGGATGGCACTTTCGACATCGAACAGGCGGTTTCACTGAAGCCGGACGTAATCCTGATGAATATCGACGCCAAGACGGCGACGGAAGAGGCGGGATACATTGAAAAGCTCGCCAAGGTCGGCATTCCCTTGGTCTATGTCGATTTCCGTGAAAAGCCGATGGAAAATACCGAGCCAAGCATGCGCCTGATGGGCAAGCTGACCGGCAAGGAAAAGGTTGCCGAGGACTTCATCAAGTTCCGCGCCGATTCCATCGCCAGGGTCACCGATACGCTTGAAAAGGCCAATCCGAAGAAACCTGTCGTGTTCATCGAGCGCGCCGGCGGTTATTCCGACGATTGCTGCATGTCCTTCGGCAACGAGAATTTCGGCAAGATGGTGGAACTTGCCGGCGGCATCAACATGGCAAAGGGCATCATTCCCGGCACCTTCGGAACCGTTAATCCGGAACAGATCATCGCGTCCAATCCGGAGCAGATCATCATCACCGGCGGTAACTGGAACGGTTATGTTCCGGGCGGCAACTGGGTCGGCGTCGGTTATGGCGCGGATGTGATGGAAGCACACCGGAAGCTGGAAAACCTGACCAAGCGCCCGGCCTTTACCGGCGTGCAGGCGGTGAAGGACGGCAATGTCCATGCCATCTGGCACCAGTTCTACAACAATCCCTACCAGTTCGTGGCCATTCAGGAAATTGCCAAGTGGCTGCATCCGGACCTGTTTAAGGATCTCGATCCCGAGGCAACTTTCAAGGAATTGCATGCCCGCTTCCTGCCGCTTGATTACAAGCCCGGCTACTTCGTTTCGCTGAAAGACGCGAAATAA
- a CDS encoding class I SAM-dependent methyltransferase: MIDTIQYGKNDSLRDEIKAYWSGRAATFDLSPGHEIFSEEERAAWHALVLKHLGQGEGRKALDLASGTGVISHLMDDLGFQVTGMDWSETMLALAREKAKSRGRNIRFFVGDAENTMEPGESADVIITRHLVWTLVDPQASFAEWFRVLKPGGRLLIVDGDFVNTGWREKLVKKLAAGLENIGLVKPDQPHRPADPENTFNSILSRVYFSKGARAGDVAALLRKTGFEPVAIDQQLQAIHRAQAKNFSLLKGILRGLQHRYAVCAVKPGEYSITPD, from the coding sequence ATGATCGACACTATCCAGTATGGTAAAAACGACAGCCTGAGAGACGAAATCAAGGCTTATTGGTCCGGCCGCGCCGCAACCTTCGACCTTTCGCCAGGACATGAAATTTTCTCGGAAGAGGAGCGCGCCGCCTGGCATGCGCTGGTTTTGAAGCATCTGGGACAGGGTGAAGGCCGCAAGGCGCTTGATCTCGCCAGCGGAACCGGCGTCATCTCGCATCTGATGGACGATCTCGGTTTTCAGGTTACCGGCATGGACTGGTCGGAAACCATGCTGGCGCTTGCCAGGGAAAAAGCGAAAAGCCGCGGTCGCAACATTCGCTTTTTCGTCGGCGATGCCGAAAACACGATGGAGCCGGGCGAAAGCGCCGATGTCATCATCACGCGCCATCTGGTCTGGACGCTGGTGGACCCGCAGGCGAGTTTTGCCGAATGGTTCCGCGTATTGAAACCGGGCGGGCGGCTTCTGATCGTCGACGGTGATTTCGTCAATACCGGCTGGCGCGAAAAACTGGTCAAGAAACTGGCTGCCGGTCTGGAAAATATCGGCCTTGTGAAACCCGACCAGCCGCACAGGCCGGCGGATCCGGAAAATACATTCAACAGCATTCTCTCGCGGGTCTATTTTTCAAAGGGCGCAAGGGCCGGCGATGTCGCCGCACTTCTGCGCAAAACGGGGTTCGAGCCCGTCGCAATCGATCAGCAGCTTCAGGCGATTCATCGCGCCCAGGCGAAGAATTTCAGCCTCTTGAAGGGCATTTTGCGCGGCCTGCAGCACCGTTATGCGGTCTGTGCGGTTAAGCCGGGCGAGTACTCCATCACCCCGGACTAG
- a CDS encoding pseudoazurin — MVKLIAPDAKWLCALAGIALAANAVFPLPATAETFEVKMLNRGEKGPMVFEPDFLEIAPGDRVRFVPTHKSHNAATIDGMVPEGVEGFKSRINEEFETGFEQPGFYGIKCSPHYGMGMVMLIKVGEAALPQSYKTVDVPGRAKPRFEEFFERAEK; from the coding sequence ATGGTGAAACTGATTGCTCCTGATGCGAAATGGCTTTGCGCTTTAGCTGGCATTGCCTTGGCGGCAAACGCAGTTTTTCCCCTTCCCGCCACAGCCGAAACCTTCGAGGTGAAGATGCTGAACCGGGGCGAAAAAGGCCCGATGGTGTTTGAACCCGATTTTCTCGAGATCGCCCCCGGTGATCGCGTCCGCTTCGTGCCGACGCATAAGAGCCACAATGCCGCGACCATTGACGGCATGGTTCCCGAAGGTGTTGAGGGGTTCAAAAGCCGGATCAATGAAGAATTCGAGACCGGTTTCGAGCAGCCGGGCTTTTATGGCATCAAATGCTCGCCGCATTACGGCATGGGCATGGTGATGTTGATCAAGGTGGGTGAGGCGGCCTTGCCGCAGAGCTACAAAACCGTGGATGTGCCCGGTCGCGCGAAGCCCCGCTTCGAGGAATTCTTCGAGCGGGCGGAAAAATGA
- a CDS encoding ABC transporter ATP-binding protein, producing MRLSAYDLHFHAGNIEIVRGVSLDVGSGQFLGIIGPNGSGKSTLLSMLAGIRKPRRGHVTLGEEPLASFGRRELARRLAFVEQQAETTERISARQAVELGRTPYLGPLSAWSSKDDAIVDAALENVDMADKADRSWHHLSGGERQRLHIARALAQEPHILLLDEPTNHLDIGHQIGLLDLVRRQGLTVVAALHDLNHAAMFCDRVAILHRGELIAVGPPQDVLTSATIASVFGVQSVVTTDEGGFSHIRFLPAHGAADHARKVLARW from the coding sequence ATGAGATTGTCCGCCTACGATCTGCATTTCCATGCCGGCAACATCGAAATCGTCCGCGGCGTTTCGCTGGATGTGGGTTCCGGCCAGTTCCTCGGCATTATCGGGCCGAACGGCTCGGGCAAAAGCACGCTTCTTTCCATGCTGGCCGGCATCCGCAAACCGCGCAGAGGTCACGTCACGCTTGGCGAGGAGCCGCTTGCCTCATTCGGGCGGCGCGAGCTTGCCCGCAGGCTCGCCTTCGTGGAGCAGCAGGCCGAAACCACCGAACGTATCAGCGCGCGACAGGCTGTCGAACTTGGACGCACACCCTATCTCGGTCCGCTTTCCGCATGGTCGTCAAAGGATGACGCCATCGTCGATGCGGCGCTTGAAAATGTCGACATGGCGGACAAGGCGGATCGAAGCTGGCATCACCTTTCCGGCGGCGAACGGCAGAGGCTGCACATCGCCCGCGCGCTGGCGCAGGAGCCACATATCCTGCTTCTGGACGAGCCGACCAACCATCTCGACATCGGCCACCAGATCGGCCTGCTCGATCTGGTGCGCCGGCAGGGCCTGACGGTCGTGGCGGCGCTGCACGATCTCAACCATGCCGCCATGTTCTGCGACCGCGTCGCCATCTTGCACCGGGGCGAATTGATTGCGGTCGGTCCGCCGCAGGATGTTCTGACTTCGGCGACGATCGCTTCCGTCTTCGGGGTGCAATCCGTTGTCACCACGGATGAAGGCGGCTTTTCCCACATTCGTTTTCTGCCCGCCCACGGGGCGGCTGATCATGCAAGGAAAGTACTGGCACGATGGTGA
- a CDS encoding FecCD family ABC transporter permease, whose protein sequence is MNGFSVHLGRVGLAFAALALLLVALMAGAAIGETAIPFDVVAKTIANRVFHAGYPLEPLDEGIVWSYRLSRAVVAACCGASLALAGAVLQSLLRNPLADPYILGISAGASTGAVAVALLGFGAGFLTMPAGALIGAFVAFSLVSLLAVRAGHGNSAIILAGVAGSQLFNALTSFIVTKSANAEQARGIMFWLLGNLSGVRWPDAWLALPVSLAGLAVCLWYARALDAFAFGGQAAASLGIPVRWVYAVLISVSAIMTAVMVSLVGSIGFVGLVIPHAARIFVGVRHGLLLPVTALTGAIFMIVADILSRIVIPGQVLPIGVITALVGAPAFAFILGQKRGRS, encoded by the coding sequence GTGAACGGTTTTTCCGTCCATCTCGGCAGGGTGGGTCTGGCTTTTGCCGCACTCGCCCTGCTGCTTGTTGCGCTGATGGCCGGTGCGGCCATCGGCGAAACCGCCATTCCGTTCGATGTGGTGGCGAAAACCATCGCCAACCGTGTCTTCCACGCGGGTTATCCGCTGGAGCCGCTGGATGAGGGCATCGTCTGGAGTTACCGCCTCAGCCGCGCCGTCGTCGCCGCCTGTTGCGGTGCTTCGCTGGCGCTCGCCGGTGCGGTGCTGCAATCGCTTTTGCGCAATCCGCTCGCCGATCCCTATATTCTCGGCATCTCCGCCGGTGCGTCCACTGGCGCCGTCGCGGTGGCGCTTCTGGGCTTCGGCGCCGGGTTCCTGACGATGCCGGCAGGCGCTCTGATCGGTGCTTTTGTCGCTTTTTCGCTGGTCAGCCTTCTGGCGGTCAGGGCCGGACACGGCAACAGCGCCATCATTCTGGCGGGGGTCGCCGGTTCGCAGCTGTTCAACGCCTTGACGTCTTTCATCGTCACCAAATCCGCCAATGCAGAACAGGCGCGCGGCATCATGTTCTGGCTTCTGGGCAATCTTTCGGGGGTACGCTGGCCGGATGCCTGGCTGGCTTTGCCGGTCAGCCTTGCGGGTCTTGCGGTCTGCCTCTGGTATGCCCGCGCACTCGATGCCTTCGCCTTCGGCGGTCAGGCCGCAGCCTCGCTTGGCATCCCCGTGCGCTGGGTCTATGCGGTGCTGATCTCGGTTTCGGCGATCATGACGGCGGTCATGGTGTCGCTGGTCGGCTCCATCGGCTTCGTCGGCCTCGTCATTCCGCATGCGGCGCGCATCTTCGTGGGCGTTCGCCATGGGCTGTTGCTGCCGGTGACGGCGCTGACCGGTGCGATTTTCATGATCGTCGCCGATATTCTCTCCCGCATCGTCATTCCCGGCCAGGTCCTGCCGATCGGGGTCATCACCGCGCTCGTCGGTGCGCCCGCCTTTGCCTTCATCCTCGGGCAGAAAAGGGGGCGGTCATGA